From the genome of Halobacteriovorax marinus SJ:
AAATTTCTGCTGGACGACTTTTGCCAGACCTCTTCCTTTCCATTTCTTAGAAATAAAGATCTCGTGAAAATAGACAGCACTAGAGCCTAGAAAGTCACTTCTCTCTCCTGCAATAAGTCCAATGCGCTCATCATTTAAGTAAACGAATTTAAGAAGACCCTGCTCTAATGAATCTTCCATCGAGCTACAGCTATTGACTGTAACTTTACTTTTAAGATCGGGCGCATCGAGGTGGAATTGGTCATAACCATCCTTATACCAGTCATAGTAGGAATTATCTTTAATAGCTTCGAAAGTTATTTTGCCTTCGTTTGACCAGTTGGGACACTCTATAATTTCTTTGGTACTAGCAACCATGTATATAGACCCATAGAAATCAGCATCGACTTTTATGGCATTATGAAAGTTTATGTAAAGAGGCTTAAAGACTTCAAACTCATGTCTTACTTTTTGATAAATCTCAAGGGCATCGGCCTTAGAAGTGATGGAAAAATTTGCTTTTAATTGTACGAAGGGAAGATCTGGGTTTGCGCCCTTATGTCTTATTCCATAGATTACTTTCTTATTATCTTCTAGTTCAAGAATCTTTTCGGCGTAATCATCTGACTTTGTATCATTAACTTTAAAGTAGTCTAGTCTCGCTCTCTTTGTATCTTCAGAGTTTAAATCTCTATATTCATCTAGAATTTCTTCTTCTATTTCTTTGAGCGCTTTATTGTTATCAATACTTAATGAACTCAGTAGATAAGTATTTAATTCTGCCGTAGCAAATGATTTTAATTCTGCTGCATTTAATTCCATTTAATTAACCTTTGTCCTATTTCTTTATTATTGTATAGGCATCATCTAAAAGATATGAGTTAATTATAGAAATTTTACAGAGATGATTAAAGTTAATTATGAAAAAGAATTTATTAGTTTTTGGTGCAGGTAATCTCGGAGAGAGGGTAGGATGTCTTTGGAAAGAGCGCTATCCTGAAGCTTCAGTATTTGCTATCACACATTCAAAGAGTAAACACTCTGCCTTAATGGATAAAGGTCTTATTCCACTTCTTGGAAGTGATGAACTACCAAAGGCATCTCATATTATTTTTTCAATACCACCAAAAGACGATTATTTAGATCTGATAAAGAGGGCCCTAGAGTGTTGGGATAGAGTAGGGAACTTCTTATTTATTTCTTCCTCGTCGATATTCTTAGAGAATAATTCTGGGATTGTGAATGAAGAGTCTCCAATAGATCATGAGCATCGCTTGGCAGGGCCTGAAAATCTTGTCGTTAATAACTCTGGAATTATTCTAAGGCTTTCAGGTCTCTATGACCAAGTGAGAGGTCCCCATATTTATTTAAAAAATAAAATGAAGCTCAATTCTTCAAGAGATTCATTTTTAAATTTAATACACACTCTCGATGCAGCAAAGCTTGCTGTTAACGTCCTCGTAAATGGACAAAGAGGATTTCGTTATCTTGGGTGTGACTCAAACCCTATTACTAAGGATGAATTTTCTAAGATCGTTCTCGGAGAAGAGTCTAAAAATGTAGTATTTGCTAATGAATCATCTACAGGTAAGAGATGTGATAATAGTTGGACTAGAGATGTTTTGAGCTGGCAGCCGATGTGGCCAAGCTTTAAGACATGGTTTCAGTCTTAGTTGGAGAAAGTATGGAAAGTATTAAAAATGGATCTTGTCTGTGTAAAGAAGTTCACTATCAACTTGAAGGTGACTTTGACTGCTTTTATCTGTGTCACTGTAGCTATTGTCAAAAAGATACGGGCTCAGCTCATTCTGCAAATTTATTCTCAAGTAATTCTCGTCTCAAATGGACTAAAGGGGAGAGTTACGTAAGAACTTTTACACTACCAAGTACTCGACATGTTAAAAGCTTTTGCTCTAAGTGTGGATCAGCACTTCCTAGTATTCAAAATAATGGAGAGCTTTTAGTTATTCCCGCTGGCAGTTTAGATACTCCAATTACTATTAAGCCTAATGCTCACCTCTTTACGGATAGTAGGGCCGATTGGGATAATAAGCTTGAGGCCCTCGATAGTTTTACTGGTTTGCCTAGTTAGTTTTTGGAATTTGGTTTATGAGTGATTGAATAGTTATTTTCGATAACTTTTTCGCTAAAAGAATTTCCGCTTCGTCTAGAAATTCATCCATCGTTGAACATATCTCTTTCATAATCAAGCAGTTCTCTCCCTCATCTAGTTCTATAGGAGAAGGTAGTAAGCTGTCATTTAGCGCCATGAAAATATCTTGAAAAGTTATTGCTTTAGGTGACTTTAAGAGTATCCATCCACCGCCGTGGCCTTTCTCTGAATCAACAATCTCTGCTTTCTTTAAATCACCAAGAATTCTTCTGATCATCACAGGGTTCGTATTTTGGCATTGTCCAAGCTCTTCTGAGGTGACGGGCCTATCCATCATGGAAAGGTGAAGAACTGAGTGAATCGCAACAGAGGTTCGGCTATTTTTTTTCATGTAATTATTATAGTTGCATGAAGAACGAATGTCATGTAATAATAAAAGTTACATGATTGTGGCTTTTCAGTCTTTAGAAGGGAGTTTTTTATGAAAGAGGTAGAAGTATTAATTATAGGAGGCAGCCATGCAGGTCTAAGTGCCGCGATGTCACTAGGTAGGCTTAGAAGAACTGCTCTCATTGTCGACTCTGGAAACCCAAGAAATAAAGTCTCTAAACATGCAAATAATATTGCAGGACTAGATGGAATTAACCCTAATGAACTCAGGAGTCGTTCCCTTAGAGACTTAGAGAAATATAATACAATTGAGTTTCTAAAGGGAAGTGTGTCAAACCTTTTAAAGGAAGGTTCTAAATTTATAGCAACTCTCAGTGACAGTACTTGTATTAGAGCAAGAAAAGTAATTCTCTCATTTGGAGTTAAGGATAAGATGCCTAATATATCTGGTTTGAGTGAGCAGTGGGGAAAGAATGTCTTTCACTGTCCTTATTGTCACGGACATGAGTTTCAAGATCGAGAAATTGGCTTTATTGGCAATGGCCAGTTTGCTGAGCACATTGTTCCAATGCTCTTTAGTCTTTCTCCTCATATAACTATTTTTACAATGGGTCCTGCTGAATTTTCGAAAGATTTTAAAGAAAAGTTAGAAGAAAAGAATATCTCGGTAATTGAATGGCCAATAGATTCTCTAGGGATAGAAGGAGAGTTTTTAAAATCTATTATTTTAAATAATGGTGAAGAATTTGAGCTCGATGCTCTCTTCAGTGGTCCAATTCTTCCCCTTGAATTGAAATCTACTCTTGCAGATTCTCTTGGATGTGAAAAAGATGAAATGGGATTTATAAAAGTAGATAAAATGGGAAAGACAAATGTTGATGGAGTATTCGCTGCAGGTGATATTGTTACTATGCAACACTCTGTTGTTAGGGCCACTTCAACGGGGCAGATTGCAGGAAGTGGTGTTGTAGCTGAATTAGTAAGAGAGAATTTTTAGGGAGAGGATATGAGTAGTAATAAATTTGTTGAGCTCTTCGAAGAAATGGGTGGAGAGAACTATGATAATAGTAATAAGAGGTTTAAACCTATTTCAGATAATCTTCACTTTTTAAATAACTTAATACTAAGGGATCTTCCAAATGATGCTGTCATTCTTTGTGTCGGGGTAGGTACTGGAGCAGATATTATTCATCTGGCAAAGGAAAATGAGGGATGGCAATTTGTTGGTATCGATCCTTCATCCGCAATGTTAGAAAGATGTGTGGCAAACCTTAAGTCTGAAGGGCTTGAGCATCGGTGTGAATTATTTCATGGTCATCTATCGGATTATAAAGATAATGAAAAGTTTGATGCTGTTTTAAGTTTATTTGTAATGCATTTTATAGAGAAACTGTCTTTAAGAGAGAAAGTCTATGAAGATATATATTCATTATTAAAGCTTGGAGGGAGATTAATAGTTTCAGAGATCAGCGCTGATTTTTCTTCGAATGACTATCCATCTCTATTAGAAGATTGGTGTCGTCTTCAATATACTTCAGGCCCAAAGAATGAGAGTGCTCAAAGGGTAAAGGATGTAGTCGAAAATACTCTTGAGGTCCTTTCATCAAAAGAGACAAAGGATATGATGAAGAGATGTGGCTTTAATGATGTTACTGAATTCTTTCAGTCCTTTTTAATAAAGGCTTGGCACGCGACAAAGTGAATACTAATAAGACAGTATTAAACAACTTTTATATCTTTATCTTAATACAATATTAATTTCCTTTAGAACTCTTCAGATTTCTTAAGAAATATACATAGTCTACCGATATTATTGACAAGAGTAATCATTTATTCCCAATGGAATTAAACCGGACTAGTTATGAAGACTATTTTAAATACAGCTATTTTTCTTCTTATTTCACAGCTCTTTCTAAGTTGCTCTGATGGAGAGTTTGGAAATAATGTTAGGAGTTCAGATAGTGAAGAAGGTAGTAGTGCTGCAAGTGCGCTCTCTTCCATTGGACTTTATGGACAAACGGCACTAAGCGGCTCTACTGTAGACTTTGGAACAACCCAAAGCGATGCATGTCTCTCTACTATAACTGACTCTGATCGAAATATTTATTGCGCTGGAAATACAAATGGTGCCATCGATTCAAGTGAAGCTGCAGATGCTACTGGTGATGCTTTTATTATGAAGATGGATAAGGACGGAAATCTTTTGTGGGTAACTCAATTAGGTTCAAATAAGGCGGCTGTCTTAGATAGCTCTAGTAGTGATGTTTGTTATAGTATCACTCTAGATGATGACGGTAACGTTTACTGCGCTGGAGAAACTTCGAGTGGTTTAAGTGAAACAAATGGCGGTGGAAGTGATGCCTTTGTCGCTAAACTTGATACAAATGGAAATATTATTTGGATTTCACAATTAGGTGGAGATACTGATGATGGTGTCATTGTTCAAAATGCTTCAGGTAATGAGCAGTGCTATGGTGTAAAAGTCGATAGTGATGGAAATGTTTACTGTGCTGGAAATACCTCAGGTGCTTTAGGTGAAGCAAATGCAGGGATAACAGATATCTTTTTTACAAAGTTAAATTCATCTGGAGCTGTTCAATGGGTAAAGCAATTTGGTAGTGCGACTGTTAATGTCGGTGGAAAAGCTGTAGATGCTAGTGCTCAGGACTCGTGCTATGGTTTGGATATAGATAGCAGTGGAAATTTATATTGTGCTGGTAGAACATCGGGAGATTTTGCAGAACCAATAAGCGGAGTATTTGGAGATGCAGATATTATTTTCGCTATGGTTGATTCAACAGGAGCTCCACAGTGGGTTGCTCAATTAGGAACTGTAACAGGATCAGGTGACAATTCTGCAACGGATGAATGCTATTCTATAACTGTTTCTAATGATGGAAATCATGTCTACTGCGTAGGGCATACTGCAGGTACCCCTGGTGAGACGAATGCCGGTGGCAATGATATTGTCGCTGTGAAGTTAGATGGAAGTGGAAATCTTTTATGGATTTCTCAATTAGGTGATGTAAAAGAAGTGCTTCTTTCAAGTGATTTTTCCCAATCAGAGTCCTGCGCTGGAGCTGTAGGGGTTTCAAATAATGGAACCTTTGTTGATGTTGATAGTGATGGAAACCTTTATGCTACTTGTGCGACAGCTGGCGGAGCTGTGGCCGATACAAATGGTGGAGGTTTTGGTATAGATGTTTTTATTTTTAAAATGAAAGAAGCCGACGGATCTGTTGAATGGATGACTCAGTTAGGAAGTTCAATTCCTGGATCTAATGGGCATGAGATCCCATTCTCTCTTCATGTTGATAATGGCGTAAACTTAATTGTCTCTGGACTACTCATTCATAATTCCGGTGGATTTATGGGGGGAGTTGACCTAGGAGCGGCCGGCTCTATTTATAATCCATTTCTGTTTAGAATGGGATTAGATGGTTCATTCTCTCTATAATATTGTGAAACTCTGATTTGGCAGTATTGAAGAAAGAGATTGTCATTCATTCTTTTAAATCAAAAAGAGATTTTAAGTTATTCTTTATAACCATATTTCTCATTTTTGAATCGACAACTGCATCAGAGCTAAAGAATGAATAAGTCATGGCCATTCTATCTTGTATCGATTTATTATCGTCACTCCCATGTATAGTGTAGAAATCATGAATGATAATATCTCCTGCAGATACATCGGGATAGACCTTCTCAAGTGACAGGTATTTTTCCTTTTCCTTATCAGATACTTCCCATGTTCCTGGCGTGATATTTTGGTGAGTAAGAAGTTTGAGACGATGAGAATTCTGATAATAGTAAATTCCACCTTTATTCTTATCTGAGTCAGTAAGGGCTATCCAAATATTAATACCTCTGCCTCCAATGATAGAGAAGTAAAATCCGTCTTGGTGTTCTGGAACATTAGTATTATCTTCGGGAGATTTTACAAATGCTTCTATTGTACTTTGGATGAAGTTTTCACCAAGAATATTTATAATGATTTCTTTTAGGTTTTTAACTTCTTTAATATAATTGAAGTCACATATTGTAGATTGATCAATTTTATGTAGGGAAAAGATTTTATTATTTCTTTTAGATATATTAACTTTGTCTGGAATTTTTTTATTGGTGATTGAGTCGATTAAAGTTTCGAGTTTTCCTTTTAGTTGTTCTACCTCATTTCTTGAAAAAACATTCCTTACAACAGTAAACCCATCTTTATCTAAATTATCTTTATAATTTTGCATGATAATATATTACTATATATGTGAGATCTATTGAATATATATTTAGGAAGCTATGGACGATTGTATTTTTTGTAAAATTTTAAAAGGTGAATCACCTGCAAGTTTTGTTTATCGAAATGATAAGGTATCTGCCTTTATGGATTTAAATCCAATTAATAAGGGTCATGTTTTAGTCATTCCCAATGAGCATCATAAGAGATTTGCTGGAGTCGACAACGATACTGTAGGAGAGATGTTCAAAGTCGCTCAGAAAATTCTTAAATCAATCGAGAGCTCCAGTATCGCTTGTGAAGGAGCAAACCTCTTTGTTTCTGACGGAGAGGTTGCAGGTCAAGAGCCGCCTCATACTCATTTACATATAACTCCGAGATTTAAAGGTGATGGATATAGAATGGGGTTCTCAGGAACTGATGCTGATGAATCGAGTAGAGAGAAATTAGATGAAACAGCTGAAATAATTAAGAGTGCTCTCTGAGGTGATAGAATTAGAGTCCCCACTTATTTTTTAAATAAGTCTCTACTTTTGTTCTTTCTTCGTCGCTGAGTATCTTATCGAATATTAGAAATTCTCCAATATATCCATTAAGTCGATCACCACCAGTTTTATCATCACCGAGTACGTAGACACCATTACCTAGGAAGTCAGTACGAGGAAAGTAATTATTTCTATCAGTGTAGAGATTCACTCCATTTTCCCACTGACTTGATTGTGTTCCACTATCAGTGGCCGTCCAAATATTAAAAGATGTATCATCAAGATTTGCATTAATACCTGCTGAGTTGTAACCATAGGTAAAAAAGAATCCTCGTCTAGCGTCGTTACCACTATTAGCAGAGCCCTCTTGATAGAACTCAAAGAAGCACTTTCTAGAAGTATTAGTATCCATCTTTCCAACAGTAATTAGAGTGAGCCCTCCGTTATTTGTTCTTACAAATGTACCTTCAAGTCCTCGATCTAAGTCATCAAAGCGTACGGCCGGCAGCCCATTAAAAACATTCTCATGAAAGACTGGCTGTTTCGCAACATTGGTTTCCGTTGCAGCTGTGGCAAGTCCTGTGAGATCTTCCCACTGATCAATCTTATCTCCGTGAGACGGTTGTGCACCTCCATTTGATATATCTGTTGCACTTAACCAAGCAATTGGATTCAAGGAGAGTATGTCAAAGATCTCAGTTGTAACTATCGTAGAGTAGGCGCCTAAGACACCATTACTTGCAGCAACTCTAATTTCGTATGTCGTACCAGAGCTAAGTCCTGTGAGTGTTTTTGAATTTGTTGAAGAACTTGTATTTGTCCAATTCGATGTGCCAGCTTCTCTGTACTGGATAGAGTAGGCGGAGATATCTATTCCGTTATCATTTGGAACTGTCCATGCAACACCTAAAGAGGTATTAGATGTTGTTGGTGCTGTCGTCACTCCAGTAACTTTATCGGGTGGAGAATTTGTTGTATCGACTAAGACGGAGTTTAAGCTATCTATATCAGAGCTTAAATCAAGTTGTGCATTATCCCCATCTGAGTTTTTCATCTCTCCACTATTTAAATCAATACTCGAAGAGTTTAGAGAAATTCCATCAATATCATTGTCTCCACTTGAGATCGTGTATTTAAACTCAATTCCATTTGTTCCGCTTCCGCTCACATAAGTGGCATAGCTACTCACTCCTCCAATATTCAAACTTATTCGAGGTGTACCTGTGACTTGAATTATTTCTTCATAGATAATTTGAAAAATTAATTCACCACCCTCGCCGTATGTTCCATTTATTGGTTCATTAATAGAGGCAATGGCCACACTTACTTCAGGTGAAGTGTTGATAGGATTACTTTGAGAATTCTCAAGAATATCTTCTTGTTCCTTCTTAGCACACGAGATGGCCAGAAGGAGAAAAAGTAATATGAATGTGAATTTACTTTCTTTACTTTTCATAGATATTAACCACTTGTCGGTATTGTAGAATAGATATTTGAGTAGAAAAATTAACTTTCTTAATTTTCCTTTAATATTAAGTGTTTGTGTTGATTTGTGATAACGGTGGCTTAGTAAAGAATAGGCCAATTTCTACTTAGAAAATTGGCACTAGTACTAAAAAGTGTTGAGAACTCTAGAAAGAGAGGGCGGCAGATAGCTTGAGCTTATGATCCTTAAAGTCACTCCCATCACTATTGGTGCTGTCGCCGTGAATATACTCAGCGGCTAAATTAAGACTTTTAATATCGATCATGTAAGATGCGTAGTAGTAGAGAAGTTTAAAGTCTCCCGACTCTGATCTCGACTGTCTATTAATTCCAGTCATGACTTTTGAACTCAGAGTTAAGTTATAACCAAGAATGGCCTCTATTCCATCGGAGTGAACAAATCGATTATCATCAGTAAGTTCTAAATCTTTCGCACGAGTGTACACACCGTTTAAGAAGACATCCTTATATTTAGTTTTGAATCCATAGGATACAGAGAGCTGGGATTCATCATTTCCATTATTATCAAAAGTTAGGTTAATGGCCGACACTCCTAGAGTGATCCATTTCCCAATATATTGAATAGAACCAGCTTGTACTTGCTTGTAGACTAGTGTTGATTCTGCGGTCCCATCTTCATCAAAGTCGTATTGAATCGCTTCTTTACCAGTCAGCTTTGTTTGTAGGCCAAAGCGAAAGTCTTTAAATCGATAGCGTACTTGAATAATTTCAGAGGCGCGGTAAGTTCCATCAACTTCACCCGTTCTAGTATAAACTGAAGAGGCCCTTGCTCCATCGGTAGCAAGAATATCTGTGTACTCTGGAATATCATAGAAGACAGACCACATCTTTCCAGCAGAGATTTCAAAGTTCCCATTACTTAATTGAAGATAGCCGAGTCTATTTCCAAATGGGCCATCATTTGAAACAACATCGTATTGCTTTCCTCTAAAATTGCTTGATCCAAAACCACTATTATTTCTATTTGTGCTAACTGACCATTCACCCCTAAGTGAGGCGTTCCAATTAGGAATGATTTCTTTTTGAGT
Proteins encoded in this window:
- a CDS encoding class I SAM-dependent methyltransferase, translated to MSSNKFVELFEEMGGENYDNSNKRFKPISDNLHFLNNLILRDLPNDAVILCVGVGTGADIIHLAKENEGWQFVGIDPSSAMLERCVANLKSEGLEHRCELFHGHLSDYKDNEKFDAVLSLFVMHFIEKLSLREKVYEDIYSLLKLGGRLIVSEISADFSSNDYPSLLEDWCRLQYTSGPKNESAQRVKDVVENTLEVLSSKETKDMMKRCGFNDVTEFFQSFLIKAWHATK
- a CDS encoding phytanoyl-CoA dioxygenase family protein, translating into MQNYKDNLDKDGFTVVRNVFSRNEVEQLKGKLETLIDSITNKKIPDKVNISKRNNKIFSLHKIDQSTICDFNYIKEVKNLKEIIINILGENFIQSTIEAFVKSPEDNTNVPEHQDGFYFSIIGGRGINIWIALTDSDKNKGGIYYYQNSHRLKLLTHQNITPGTWEVSDKEKEKYLSLEKVYPDVSAGDIIIHDFYTIHGSDDNKSIQDRMAMTYSFFSSDAVVDSKMRNMVIKNNLKSLFDLKE
- a CDS encoding HIT family protein — translated: MDDCIFCKILKGESPASFVYRNDKVSAFMDLNPINKGHVLVIPNEHHKRFAGVDNDTVGEMFKVAQKILKSIESSSIACEGANLFVSDGEVAGQEPPHTHLHITPRFKGDGYRMGFSGTDADESSREKLDETAEIIKSAL
- a CDS encoding fibronectin type III domain-containing protein, which produces MKSKESKFTFILLFLLLAISCAKKEQEDILENSQSNPINTSPEVSVAIASINEPINGTYGEGGELIFQIIYEEIIQVTGTPRISLNIGGVSSYATYVSGSGTNGIEFKYTISSGDNDIDGISLNSSSIDLNSGEMKNSDGDNAQLDLSSDIDSLNSVLVDTTNSPPDKVTGVTTAPTTSNTSLGVAWTVPNDNGIDISAYSIQYREAGTSNWTNTSSSTNSKTLTGLSSGTTYEIRVAASNGVLGAYSTIVTTEIFDILSLNPIAWLSATDISNGGAQPSHGDKIDQWEDLTGLATAATETNVAKQPVFHENVFNGLPAVRFDDLDRGLEGTFVRTNNGGLTLITVGKMDTNTSRKCFFEFYQEGSANSGNDARRGFFFTYGYNSAGINANLDDTSFNIWTATDSGTQSSQWENGVNLYTDRNNYFPRTDFLGNGVYVLGDDKTGGDRLNGYIGEFLIFDKILSDEERTKVETYLKNKWGL
- a CDS encoding NAD(P)/FAD-dependent oxidoreductase, whose amino-acid sequence is MKEVEVLIIGGSHAGLSAAMSLGRLRRTALIVDSGNPRNKVSKHANNIAGLDGINPNELRSRSLRDLEKYNTIEFLKGSVSNLLKEGSKFIATLSDSTCIRARKVILSFGVKDKMPNISGLSEQWGKNVFHCPYCHGHEFQDREIGFIGNGQFAEHIVPMLFSLSPHITIFTMGPAEFSKDFKEKLEEKNISVIEWPIDSLGIEGEFLKSIILNNGEEFELDALFSGPILPLELKSTLADSLGCEKDEMGFIKVDKMGKTNVDGVFAAGDIVTMQHSVVRATSTGQIAGSGVVAELVRENF
- a CDS encoding SBBP repeat-containing protein gives rise to the protein MKTILNTAIFLLISQLFLSCSDGEFGNNVRSSDSEEGSSAASALSSIGLYGQTALSGSTVDFGTTQSDACLSTITDSDRNIYCAGNTNGAIDSSEAADATGDAFIMKMDKDGNLLWVTQLGSNKAAVLDSSSSDVCYSITLDDDGNVYCAGETSSGLSETNGGGSDAFVAKLDTNGNIIWISQLGGDTDDGVIVQNASGNEQCYGVKVDSDGNVYCAGNTSGALGEANAGITDIFFTKLNSSGAVQWVKQFGSATVNVGGKAVDASAQDSCYGLDIDSSGNLYCAGRTSGDFAEPISGVFGDADIIFAMVDSTGAPQWVAQLGTVTGSGDNSATDECYSITVSNDGNHVYCVGHTAGTPGETNAGGNDIVAVKLDGSGNLLWISQLGDVKEVLLSSDFSQSESCAGAVGVSNNGTFVDVDSDGNLYATCATAGGAVADTNGGGFGIDVFIFKMKEADGSVEWMTQLGSSIPGSNGHEIPFSLHVDNGVNLIVSGLLIHNSGGFMGGVDLGAAGSIYNPFLFRMGLDGSFSL
- a CDS encoding GFA family protein — its product is MESIKNGSCLCKEVHYQLEGDFDCFYLCHCSYCQKDTGSAHSANLFSSNSRLKWTKGESYVRTFTLPSTRHVKSFCSKCGSALPSIQNNGELLVIPAGSLDTPITIKPNAHLFTDSRADWDNKLEALDSFTGLPS
- a CDS encoding RrF2 family transcriptional regulator gives rise to the protein MKKNSRTSVAIHSVLHLSMMDRPVTSEELGQCQNTNPVMIRRILGDLKKAEIVDSEKGHGGGWILLKSPKAITFQDIFMALNDSLLPSPIELDEGENCLIMKEICSTMDEFLDEAEILLAKKLSKITIQSLINQIPKTN
- a CDS encoding Rossmann-fold NAD(P)-binding domain-containing protein gives rise to the protein MKKNLLVFGAGNLGERVGCLWKERYPEASVFAITHSKSKHSALMDKGLIPLLGSDELPKASHIIFSIPPKDDYLDLIKRALECWDRVGNFLFISSSSIFLENNSGIVNEESPIDHEHRLAGPENLVVNNSGIILRLSGLYDQVRGPHIYLKNKMKLNSSRDSFLNLIHTLDAAKLAVNVLVNGQRGFRYLGCDSNPITKDEFSKIVLGEESKNVVFANESSTGKRCDNSWTRDVLSWQPMWPSFKTWFQS
- a CDS encoding porin — translated: MKWISKSLILLTFTIPSIHALEIEKINLYGKIALLSSVDLDHGSQALGDNSSRIGIKYTQKEIIPNWNASLRGEWSVSTNRNNSGFGSSNFRGKQYDVVSNDGPFGNRLGYLQLSNGNFEISAGKMWSVFYDIPEYTDILATDGARASSVYTRTGEVDGTYRASEIIQVRYRFKDFRFGLQTKLTGKEAIQYDFDEDGTAESTLVYKQVQAGSIQYIGKWITLGVSAINLTFDNNGNDESQLSVSYGFKTKYKDVFLNGVYTRAKDLELTDDNRFVHSDGIEAILGYNLTLSSKVMTGINRQSRSESGDFKLLYYYASYMIDIKSLNLAAEYIHGDSTNSDGSDFKDHKLKLSAALSF